CAGGATCACGGACTTCGGTTTGAATGGAAACGATGTGTGACATACGGTCCTCCAGAGCTAGCGAGCCGTCTTTGGGGCCCGCCAAGAAGCGAGAAATCCCTGCGAGTTCCAAATTCAACCGGAAAACGCAGGGAGACAGGGCAAGCCGCTTGCTTTCCCAAGCTAAGCCAACTGCCACATGTTACTTGACGCGAAAAATCTCCGGATTTAGTAGGTTCGCGTAACTGGTGACCAGACGTGTCTAGAGAGCTCAGAAAATGAGAGCACCAGCTATCCGTGGGGGTGTAGGGTTTGATAGACTACTGCGTTGCTTAGTCGGAGCCAATCCTGCCTTGCATCGAAGGTGCAGCACGATGGAAAAGTTGAGTGATTACGTGAAAACCGCCGAGGCGGCTGAAATCCTTGGCGTTTCCCAAACCACGCTAAGAAAATATGCCACGATCGGAAAAATCCCGGTGCGCATCAATCCGGCCAATGGCTATCGGCTGTTCCTGAAAACTGATTTGAAGAAGTTTTTAAAGGCAGCATCAAAGCCAATCAGCGCACCACGAAGGGGCGAGATGATTGCGAGCGGGCGCAAATATCAATGACAACCGAAAATCAAATCCGAATCGGCAGCATCGTGACTGGGCCAACATTGCCCGAACCGATCGAAGTGCTGGCCACCGTGCCGATGGGCGCGTCGCTCAAAATCATTGGTCGTGGCCGAAGCACCGGCATAACGCACGATCCGGTTCTCACGCCTCAACAACTTGGACAGTTGCGAGTTTCTGCCGAGCGCGAGCCATTCAATGGTGACGCCCGCATGTTTCGCCTGGGTATCGAGGCCCACCGGTTGGGCTTGGCGTACGAGTACGATCCATTCTTTTCATTGTCGATTGCTCGCGTTGATCCGCTGCCCCATCAGCTTGAAGCCGTTTACAGCTACTTCTTGAGGCTGCCGCGAATCCGCTTTCTGCTTGCAGACGACCCTGGTGCCGGCAAAACGATCATGGCTGGCCTGCTGCTCAAGGAACTAAAAGCCCGCGGACTGGTTCGGCGCGTGCTCATCGTGTGCCCGGCAAACTTGACGTTTCAGTGGCAACGGGAAATGTCCGACAAGTTTCGCGAGAACTTCAAGGTCATTCGTGGATCCGTGCTACGTGAAAACTATGGCCAAAACCCGTGGCAGGAACATGACCAGGTTGTCACTTCCGTTTCCTGGGTATCCATTGTAGAGGATGCCCGAGAAAGTCTTTTGCGCTCGCGCTGGGATCTCATCATCGTTGACGAGGCCCACAAGATGAGCGCCCGCAGCGAAGACCACAAGACCTTCGCCTACCGGCTTGGCGAGTCGCTGTCGAATATGACGGACCACTACCTGTTGATGACCGCAACTCCGCACAAAGGCGATCCCGAACACTTCCGGCGTTTTCTCGCTTTGCTCGACCCCGACGTTTACGGCAGCATCCAAAGCCTCGAACAAGCGATGCGAGAACAGGATGCTCCTTTTTACCTGCGACGAACCAAGGAAGCCCTTGTCACCTTCCCCGATCCGAAAACTGGCGACGTTCACAAATTGTTTACCAAGCGTGAAGTCCGCAGCGCCGCATTTGAACTGGACGGCGAAGAGCTGGAATTCTACGACGACTTGACCCGGTTTGTCGAAGACCAGTCATATGCAGCAGCGCAGGATCAGTCGGCCAGAGGACGCGCAGTTGGGTTTACAATGGCCATGCTGCAGAGACGGATGGCATCATCCATCTATGCTGTGCGTCGCAGCCTCGAACGCATGAAACTTCGCCGCGAAAAGATCCTGGCCGACCCCGAGGCGTTCCGCAAGGAACAAATTCAGCGCCGGATGCCCGACGACTTTGATGATCTCGATGCCGAAGAACAGCAGCAAATCGTCGATCAACTGGAAAATGAAGTGCTCTCTGTTGATCCGGTCATCCTGCGGGAAGAAATTGCCAGCTTATCCAACTTGGTAGAACAGGCTCTGCAACTCGAAGACCGCGAAGATCAAACCAAATTGACAAAACTGCGAGCAGTGCTCAACGAGGAAGGTATTTTTGATGATCCTCAAATGAAGCTGCTGGTTTTCACCGAGCACAAAGACACGCTCGACTTCCTCGTTGGCGACGGTAAAGACGGGCGACCTCTTGGCAAGCTGGTCGAATGGGGCCTGACCGTCACAAAGATTCATGGCGGCATGAAAATTGGCGACCGTGACACGCCCGGCACGCGCATCTATGCAGAGCGCGAGTTCAAAGAGAGTTGCCAGATATTGGTGGCCACCGAAGCCGCCGGCGAGGGCATCAACTTACAGTTCTGCTGGTTGATGATCAACTTCGATATTCCTTGGAATCCTGTCCGGCTTGAACAACGCGTCGGCCGCATCCATCGCTACGGCCAGGAAAAGGACTGTCTCGTCTTTAACTTCGTCGCCCAAAACACTCGCGAAGGACGGGTGCTCCAAAAGCTGCTCGATCGCCTGGCTGAAATCCGCAAAGACCTTGGGTCGGATCAAGTCTTTGATGTAGTTGGCGAAGTATTTCCCGCCAATCAGCTCGAGGCTATGCTTCGCAAAATGTATGCCCGCCAGACCGATGTCCACAAGATTGAAGATCGTATCGTTCACGATGTCAGTCCGGAAAAGTTTCGGGTGATCACAGAATCGACACTCGAAGGGCTGGCCAAGAAAGAACTGAACCTTTCGGCGATGGTCGGAAAAAGCGCTGAAGCCAAAGAACGACGCCTGGTTCCCGAAGTGATCGAACAGTTCTTTGTTGATGCCGGCCCCCAATGTGGCCTGCGCCCCAGGCAGACCAGCAAAGACAGCCACATCTATCGCATCGGCAAAACGCCACGTAATTTGCTCCCGATCGGGGACGCTCAGGAAGATCGCTTTGGCCGGCTAGGACGGGAATACAAACAGATTGCGTTCGACAAGGAACGACTACGTGAAGATCCGACCTTAGATTGGGTCACCCCAGGGCACCCGCTGTTCGAGGTCGTCCGCCACGACATTCTCCACCGCACCGAAGATCACCTTCGCCGCGGCGCAGTCTTTTTCGACCTTCACCGCAACGAACCAGCACTTCTGGATGTTTTCGCCGCGTCCGTAAGAGATGGCCGAGGGCGAACGCTGCATCGTCGCTTGTTCGCCGTTGAAACGGGACTTAGCGGCGAAATGAAGTTACACGAACCGACCGTCTTGCTCGACATCGCTGCCGCGCCGCAGGGCACGATCGGTCCTGCCAATGGCGTGACGCTCCCCGATCGTCAAAGCGTCGAGCAATATCTGTATGAGCGCACTTTAGCACCATGGGGCGAGGCGATTGCAGCCGATCGTTTCGGCGAAGTTCAGCGGATCCAGCGTCATGTAGAGATCAGCCTGAACGCGCTAATCGACCGCGGACAATTCCAGCTTGCCGACTACCTGAATCGTCAAATCGATGGTCAGACAGTTCAGGGGCTTGACGGATTAATCGCCCAGGCCGAGCAGCACCTTGACACGCTGAACAACCGCCTGGAAAGCCGCCGCCAAGAGCTGGAATTAGAACGCCATAGCTCCATCTCCGACATCAAGCACCTGGGTCGGGCATGGGTTATGCCTCATCCCGATCGCAGCAACTCTGATTTCGCGCCTATGGTCCGCGATGATGAAATCGAGCGAATCGCTATAGGAGTCGCGACGCGGCACGAAGAGGAACGCGGCTGGGTCGTCGAAAGCGTCGAGTCGGAGAACCGAGGCTTTGACCTGATTTCCCGACGCCCTCATCCAGAAGATCCTAAGACATTCATCGAAGTCCGATTTATCGAAGTCAAGGGACGGGCGGGCGTTGGCATCGTAGCGCTGAGTGAAAACGAATACCGGACGGCGGAGCGGATGAATAACGACTACTGGCTCTACGCTGTGTTCAACTGCGCCGGGACGGCAGAACTTCACATTGTACAGAACCCCGCCCGTCTCGGGTGGCAACCTGTGATGGCTGTCGAACACTATCGCATTGGCCCAGAACAGATTTTGGGGGGCAAGGCATGAGCGATGCTCGACGAGAACTTGATGGACGATTTCGCGAGAGCGCTCGCTTTAGCAATTTCGGAAATACGATAAATCGCATTGTCGTGAAGGGCATTCGTAGCCACCTGGATACGGACGTAGAAATTCGCAGTCCAATTACTGCGTTTTCAGGGCTGAACGGCACAGGCAAAACAACGCTGTTACACCTTGCGGCGGCCGTTTACAATTCAGCCAATGGATACGTAATAAGCAGTTTTCTTGCAAAGGGCCCACTCGACACGACTCCATTCATCGACGACGCTTCTGTCCAGGTCTTTTTACAGGGGACAAGCAGTCGATCAACCTCGCTTACACTTTCTTACAATCCCAAAAGTCAGCGATGGCAGGGATACCCCCGGCGACAGCAGAGGGAGGTGTTTTTCTTTGGCGTTGGCTTTTTTCTCCCGCAAAGTGAAAAACGCGACTTCGTATTTCGCAATGCTAGAGCATTAAGCCTGACTGGCACCACAGATTTGGAACCGGCAGTGCAAACATGGTGCAAGAGAATTCTCTCAAGCGGATACGACGGAATACAATCTGTTACCGTTTCGCACAGGAATCGACAAGCCGAAGTTTTATATGCAAAACGTGGAGCCCTTTCCTATTCGGAAGCCCACATGGGTTGCGGTGAAGGTCGTATTCACAACCTGCTCCGCACTCTTGAAGCGTGCCCGGAGAAGTCACTCGTGTTACTGGAAGAGCCCGAAATCTCGTTGCATCCTAAAGCGGAGTATGAACTCGGAAAGTACCTGATTGATCTTGCGAATCGCCGTGGACACCAAATTTTTATCACGACTCACAGCGAACGACTGATGCGTGCTCTGCCTCAAGCCTCGCTTGTCTATCTTTGTCGGCAAGATGGCGTAGTAAAAGGGCTTCCTGGAATTGCGTCCTACGAGGCGGAAAGCCTTATGTCGGAGGGACATGACAAAGCCCTGACCATTATTGTTGAAGATGAAGCGGCCAAGATCGTACTGACAGAGTTGCTTCGGCATCACGATTGTCATTTCCTTAAAACAGTCCATATTGCAGTTGCCAGACATCGACGCAACGACGGACAAATCGAGGCAAGCGGAAAGGATGCTATTCGGCAGACCATGAAAACGCTGAGTGAGGCGGGAATCAAGATAGCGGCAGTTCTCGACGGCGATGATCATGCCGATCACAGGAACTCGATTCACAAACTGCCAGGTACTCGCCCTCCTGAAAAAGAGCTGGTAGCCAGCGTTGCCGTACTCGCCATGATTGAAAAAGCGTACGGCTTGCAATCTGATGAAGTAACGAGACTTCTACAGGATGAAGATTGTCATGATTATTTCGACCTGATTGGACGCATCGTATCTTGTGATGCTGATTTCGTTATGCGAGAGGCGTCGCGAGCATATTCGCACGCCATTGCACCGAGCACGGCCAATCAACTCATCGAACAACTGAAGGAAGACGCTTCCAGACAATGAGAGCTCGAAATCACCTATCGATTTTAATCCTTGTATTTCGCACGCTATGGCGCATTTATTCTTAGAGAAGTCGATACGGAATTTACAAATTTCGACGCTGCATACCTGTCAGGCATTGCAATTGTTGGCACTTTGCCTCGCGACGAGTCATGCGTCGTGGTTGACTGCTCCGACCTTTGTATTGCCCCTATAGGCATTTCTCATGATGACGGTCGAACAATATTTAAATTCACTTAGAGACAATCAAAACAAGAGCAGCGAGTTGCAATGAGAGAACAGTCGGAAAACGCATGGCGGGATTCACTGCCTAAAGCTAGTTACTTCGATAAATCTATCGAACTCGTCGCCTCGTTCGATCGCCTTATGGTCACGCTATTTTCGGCCCTTATCGCCGGTATTACCGTGATGCTTCTTAAGCAAGAAGTATCTCTTTGGGTCGGCGCTTCCCTATTGCTCGCCCTCGTCTCTTTTTCGCTGGGTATCGGACATACGCTTCTTCATGTCACGTTTACCAGCAAAATGCTGTTGCTTGCCGAGACGCTTGCCAACAACACTCAACTTGTCCCCAATGCAATTGAAGGTGGAGAACCCACACCTCACGCATTCGCCAGGAATCAAGCCTACGCACAACGATCCTTCACGTCCCAACTCGTCTTTATGATGATTGGGATCTCCTTTGCAGCGATCTCAATTGTCATCCGCCTTTGGGAGTACGCATGGCGAGCTGGGGTTATCGGGCTGGCAATCCTGGTGGTCATTTTAGTAATCGCTGCCATGATCATCACATGGAACAAGACCCTTCGTCGCTTCCAGCCATCGACAATGACTCCATCGTCGTGAAGTATTCCAAAATCCCGACACAAGCAGCAACGCCCAATCGCACCTTTTTTCTCAAGCGACTCTCTAAGAAGAAATTCATGAGCGAACACGAAGCACTAGAAGCTTTGCAACGCATCGCGTCAGAGCTTTCCGTCAGCGAGTCTGCGCTTCGCCAAAGGCTTCGCCAACTGTCGAATTCTCTGGCAACAATTTGCCAAGGGATCGATGTTTACGGATCGAGTAAAGATACGAACCTATGGTCATGTGAACCAACTGGTGATTTTGTATTCGGGCACTTTTCTTTCAGTCCTGAAGCCGGCATCACCCTATCCTGCCGTGATAACTATGATTGCATAGCGGATGCTGAAAAACCGGATCCTTGCGGGCCCACATACAGCTCGAAGAATATTGACGCCTCTCCCATCGAGTGGCTTCAACGTGCGGTCGCGGCGGGCCAGCTTGGTGAACTACTGCAAGTCATTGGAGCAAGGCTCAACGCTCGTCTCACGGATGTAAGTCACGCCGCTGACCTTGCCTCTCGTTGTCTAGCAAACCCGACTCTTGCAATTGGAGCGACGTTTTCAGATGTCGCACAACAAATTGGATACGTTTCTGTCGTGCAAGACTGGAAATCAGCCATGGACGACATCGCTACTGATCCAGCGAGCGCTATCGCCCGAGCTTGTAGCCTCACTGAGTCTGTGTGCAAGCACTTGCTCGATGACTTGGGGATAGATCGCCCCAACGATCAGTCGATTTCTCCTCTCTTCAAGACGACTGCCTCGGCTCTGGACTTAGATCCAGCAAATCAAGCCGAGGAGGAACTTCGCAAACTTTGCGGAGGATTGGCAAGTGCTGTCCAAAACCTGGGAGCGTTACGAACAAAGTTCAGCTTGGCTCACGGTCAAGGCCCTAACGATACTCGGTTGACGGCCGCACACGCCCGCTTGGCAGTCAATGCAGCCGGTAATATCAGCACGTTCCTCATGGAACAATGGCAATTGAAAAAGCAACTTGAAACTATATGAGCGAACCGGCAAAGTATCCCAAACGACTGATCGAAGTCGATCTCCCTATTGCTCGCATCTCGGCGCATGCGCGGCGTGAGAAGTCGATTCGACATGGACATATTTCGACGCTGCATATCTGGTGGGCCAGACGGCCGTTGGCGTCCTGTCGGGCAGTCATTTGTGCGTCCTTGTGGCCTGACCCAGCGGATGAACTCTGTCCGACTGCGTTTCGCGAGGCAGCTGTTGTGCAGATCAAACAGTTTGCTGGCCGTATATTTCCAAAAAAGATCACCAGTGAAGGAAAACTGCTTGCCAGCGAAAAGCACCTGTCACAAGAAAGCCGAGGGCGATGGGAAGCGATTGCAGCGGGGAGCTTAACGCTGGATGCGGATGAACCCACCGATATGCCGATGCTGCGGATGTGCCTGCTCGACTTCATTGCCGACTTTGCCAACTGGGATAACAGCGCGGTGTCCGCATATCTGGAGACGAGCCGGGCACTCACGCAGGCCGCTCACCAAGCCCTGGGAGGCGAACCGGGAACACGCCCGCTGGTGGTCGACCCGTTTGCCGGGGGCGGGGCCATTCCTCTAGAAGCCTTGCGGGTCGGTGGAGATGCGTTTGCTAGCGATCTAAATCCTGTGGCGGTACTGCTGAATAAGGTCGTTCTAGAATACATCCCCAAATACGGTAAAAAACTGGCTGATGAGATCCGCAAATGGGGCGACTGGGTTCAAGAACAGGTCCAGCAGGAACTAGCCGATGTCTATCCCAAGGACCCCGACGGTGCGACGCCAATCGCATACCTTTGGGCACGGACAATTTTGTCTGAAGGGCCTGGTGGAGGAACGCCTATTGAAGTTCCACTACTCCGATCCATGTGGCTCTGTAAAAAGCGGAATCGGAAAATCGCGTTACGCTGGCTACGAAACAAAGATGGCGCTGTTTTGACGGACAATATCACTGTTCAAACCGCAGACGGACAGCATCGCAATGTCCTTCGACCACAACTGGAAATCTTCGTTCCAGATCGTGATACAGAAGTCGAAGCGGGAACGGTTTCTCAAGGATCGGCCACATGTCCGGTAACGCATTTCACGACTCCTGTGCAAAGCGTTCGTGATCAGCTCAGCAAGCGTTTTGGTGGCGCGGCCGATTCGCGATTGCTAGCCATCGCTGTGATTTCCTCAGCAACATCGGGGCGACAATATCGCTTGCCAACCT
The nucleotide sequence above comes from Blastopirellula sp. J2-11. Encoded proteins:
- a CDS encoding MerR family DNA-binding transcriptional regulator; this encodes MEKLSDYVKTAEAAEILGVSQTTLRKYATIGKIPVRINPANGYRLFLKTDLKKFLKAASKPISAPRRGEMIASGRKYQ
- a CDS encoding helicase-related protein; this translates as MTTENQIRIGSIVTGPTLPEPIEVLATVPMGASLKIIGRGRSTGITHDPVLTPQQLGQLRVSAEREPFNGDARMFRLGIEAHRLGLAYEYDPFFSLSIARVDPLPHQLEAVYSYFLRLPRIRFLLADDPGAGKTIMAGLLLKELKARGLVRRVLIVCPANLTFQWQREMSDKFRENFKVIRGSVLRENYGQNPWQEHDQVVTSVSWVSIVEDARESLLRSRWDLIIVDEAHKMSARSEDHKTFAYRLGESLSNMTDHYLLMTATPHKGDPEHFRRFLALLDPDVYGSIQSLEQAMREQDAPFYLRRTKEALVTFPDPKTGDVHKLFTKREVRSAAFELDGEELEFYDDLTRFVEDQSYAAAQDQSARGRAVGFTMAMLQRRMASSIYAVRRSLERMKLRREKILADPEAFRKEQIQRRMPDDFDDLDAEEQQQIVDQLENEVLSVDPVILREEIASLSNLVEQALQLEDREDQTKLTKLRAVLNEEGIFDDPQMKLLVFTEHKDTLDFLVGDGKDGRPLGKLVEWGLTVTKIHGGMKIGDRDTPGTRIYAEREFKESCQILVATEAAGEGINLQFCWLMINFDIPWNPVRLEQRVGRIHRYGQEKDCLVFNFVAQNTREGRVLQKLLDRLAEIRKDLGSDQVFDVVGEVFPANQLEAMLRKMYARQTDVHKIEDRIVHDVSPEKFRVITESTLEGLAKKELNLSAMVGKSAEAKERRLVPEVIEQFFVDAGPQCGLRPRQTSKDSHIYRIGKTPRNLLPIGDAQEDRFGRLGREYKQIAFDKERLREDPTLDWVTPGHPLFEVVRHDILHRTEDHLRRGAVFFDLHRNEPALLDVFAASVRDGRGRTLHRRLFAVETGLSGEMKLHEPTVLLDIAAAPQGTIGPANGVTLPDRQSVEQYLYERTLAPWGEAIAADRFGEVQRIQRHVEISLNALIDRGQFQLADYLNRQIDGQTVQGLDGLIAQAEQHLDTLNNRLESRRQELELERHSSISDIKHLGRAWVMPHPDRSNSDFAPMVRDDEIERIAIGVATRHEEERGWVVESVESENRGFDLISRRPHPEDPKTFIEVRFIEVKGRAGVGIVALSENEYRTAERMNNDYWLYAVFNCAGTAELHIVQNPARLGWQPVMAVEHYRIGPEQILGGKA
- a CDS encoding ATP-dependent nuclease gives rise to the protein MSDARRELDGRFRESARFSNFGNTINRIVVKGIRSHLDTDVEIRSPITAFSGLNGTGKTTLLHLAAAVYNSANGYVISSFLAKGPLDTTPFIDDASVQVFLQGTSSRSTSLTLSYNPKSQRWQGYPRRQQREVFFFGVGFFLPQSEKRDFVFRNARALSLTGTTDLEPAVQTWCKRILSSGYDGIQSVTVSHRNRQAEVLYAKRGALSYSEAHMGCGEGRIHNLLRTLEACPEKSLVLLEEPEISLHPKAEYELGKYLIDLANRRGHQIFITTHSERLMRALPQASLVYLCRQDGVVKGLPGIASYEAESLMSEGHDKALTIIVEDEAAKIVLTELLRHHDCHFLKTVHIAVARHRRNDGQIEASGKDAIRQTMKTLSEAGIKIAAVLDGDDHADHRNSIHKLPGTRPPEKELVASVAVLAMIEKAYGLQSDEVTRLLQDEDCHDYFDLIGRIVSCDADFVMREASRAYSHAIAPSTANQLIEQLKEDASRQ
- a CDS encoding abortive infection family protein; protein product: MEQDPSSLPAIDNDSIVVKYSKIPTQAATPNRTFFLKRLSKKKFMSEHEALEALQRIASELSVSESALRQRLRQLSNSLATICQGIDVYGSSKDTNLWSCEPTGDFVFGHFSFSPEAGITLSCRDNYDCIADAEKPDPCGPTYSSKNIDASPIEWLQRAVAAGQLGELLQVIGARLNARLTDVSHAADLASRCLANPTLAIGATFSDVAQQIGYVSVVQDWKSAMDDIATDPASAIARACSLTESVCKHLLDDLGIDRPNDQSISPLFKTTASALDLDPANQAEEELRKLCGGLASAVQNLGALRTKFSLAHGQGPNDTRLTAAHARLAVNAAGNISTFLMEQWQLKKQLETI